The stretch of DNA CCTTTAAACCCCGCTAATATACTCATAAATTCACACTTATTAACATATTCACAGCCCCTACTACTACTACTACTAATAGATTAATAGTATTAGTAGTAGTAACCATACACCAGAAATGGATCAAAATTCGCCATATATAAATCTGTTGAAAAAGCAATAGCATATATCGATTTATTTTATTTTCTTTATTTTTCTTTATATATATTTTTCAAAGGTATAATCACTACAAGTAAATGGTCGGTTTGGTTTTCACCATATTGGTTACTCTATTGATATCCGGAATATGTTCCATACTTGAAGCTGTGATATTTAGCACGGATCAAGTTGAAATAGAATCCTTTAAGAAAAAATACGCCAGAATAGGTAGATGGCTAGAGGAAAGCAAGGACAACATCGAGGAGACAAGTTCTGCCATCCTGATACTCAATACCGTGGCCAATACTTTTGGTGCAGTGGTGGCCGGAGGTATGGCTTCGAGAATATTTGGCGAGGATAAGCTATGGATATTTTCCATAGCCATGACAGTCATTCTGTTGACTGTTTCTGAGATTTTACCGAAAAACATTGGCATAGCCTATCGCAGAAGGTTACATAAAATAGTGGTATATCCATTAAAATTCATACTATTTATCATGTATCCATTTTCAAAAATGTGCCGATGGTTGGTTCGCATATTGATACCCCAGAGAAAAATGACAAGCTACTCCGAGCGCGATATCCTTTTGATGACCGAAAAAGGTGTCCGCGACGGCATGCTTACCAAGATAGAAAGCCGCATGATTGCTAATGTAATCAATATGGATAACACCAAGGTTATCGATATTATGACGCCGCAGGGGCATCTCACTTCCTATAACCAGAACAAGACCATCCGTGAAATTTTTTCGATCAGCAAGGACATTCCGGTGGGCAGATTGCCGGTTTACTCGGAATATCCTGAAAACTTAGTTGGTGTGGTGTTGCGGCTGAACATATTGAAAGCTTTGGCCAATGGCGAGACTTCTGCTCAGCTAAGAGAGCTGATGGAGGTGCCAAAGATCATTGATGGAGAAAGTCTTGTTGATGTGGCCCTCCATGAATTTATCACCGAGGCCTGCCAACTTGCCTTCGTGAAAAAAGATGATAAAGTTGTTGGCATTCTCACTTTGGATGATATTTTTGAGCATATAATTGGCATAGAGATTGCTGAAAATGATGATGTGGAGGTAAGGAAGAGTGTTAAAAATGTGGCCAAAAGGAAATTGAAGTTCCAGAGGCGGCGCAAATGAAACTGAGGGATTTGGTTCGAGACAGGGCCCTAGAATCTTTTAATGGGGCCAAGAA from Puniceicoccales bacterium encodes:
- a CDS encoding CNNM domain-containing protein, translated to MVGLVFTILVTLLISGICSILEAVIFSTDQVEIESFKKKYARIGRWLEESKDNIEETSSAILILNTVANTFGAVVAGGMASRIFGEDKLWIFSIAMTVILLTVSEILPKNIGIAYRRRLHKIVVYPLKFILFIMYPFSKMCRWLVRILIPQRKMTSYSERDILLMTEKGVRDGMLTKIESRMIANVINMDNTKVIDIMTPQGHLTSYNQNKTIREIFSISKDIPVGRLPVYSEYPENLVGVVLRLNILKALANGETSAQLRELMEVPKIIDGESLVDVALHEFITEACQLAFVKKDDKVVGILTLDDIFEHIIGIEIAENDDVEVRKSVKNVAKRKLKFQRRRK